In Vitis riparia cultivar Riparia Gloire de Montpellier isolate 1030 chromosome 19, EGFV_Vit.rip_1.0, whole genome shotgun sequence, the following proteins share a genomic window:
- the LOC117909460 gene encoding protein DETOXIFICATION 19-like isoform X2, protein MGMSENDNSGSSTASPLLEVVGGGDGGERRGGGWWWWKRVLDVEEAKKQVLFGLPMILTNVFYYSITLVSVMFAGHLGELELAGATLANSWATVTGIAFMIGQSGALETLCGQGYGAKLYRMLGIYLQASSIITIFFSFIISIIWLYTQPILIFLHQSSEISIAAALYMKYLVPAIFAYGFLQNILRFLQTQSVVWPLVVCSGLPLLIHFGIAYALVHRTTLGYKGAPLAASISLWLSTIMLAVYVKYAKIFGDTWKGFSSESFSHILSNLKLALPSAAMVCLEYCAFEILVLLAGLMPNSETSTSLIAMCTRVSNELGAGNPDRAKHAMAVTLKISICVALVVVLLLALCHNIWASFFSDSTVIIKDFAYMTPLLVASILLDSAQGVLSGVARGCGWQHIAMYINLATFYLIGMPISVLLAFKLKLYAKGLWIGLICGLSCQAASLLFITLRTNWTSLKLSVSCEKENPELIN, encoded by the exons atGGGGATGTCTGAGAATGATAACAGTGGTTCAAGTACTGCTAGTCCTCTGTTGGAGGTTGTGGGTGGTGGTGATGGAGGAGAAAGGAGGGGTggggggtggtggtggtggaagaGAGTGCTGGATGTGGAGGAGGCCAAGAAGCAAGTCTTGTTTGGCCTCCCAATGATCCTCACCAATGTTTTCTACTACTCCATCACCTTGGTTTCAGTCATGTTCGCCGGCCACCTAGGTGAGCTCGAGCTCGCCGGCGCCACCCTCGCCAACTCATGGGCCACTGTCACTGGCATCGCATTTATG ATTGGCCAAAGTGGTGCACTGGAGACCCTTTGTGGGCAAGGATATGGGGCAAAATTGTATAGAATGTTGGGAATCTATCTCCAAGCATCTTCCATCATTACAATATTCTTCTCCTTCATTATATCCATCATTTGGCTCTACACACAACCCATTCTGATCTTTCTTCATCAAAGCAGTGAGATCTCCATAGCAGCTGCTCTCTACATGAAGTATCTTGTGCCTGCAATCTTTGCATATGGCTTCCTGCAAAACATTCTGAGGTTTCTCCAGACACAGTCTGTTGTCTGGCCCCTTGTAGTCTGCTCAGGCCTCCCTTTACTCATCCATTTTGGGATTGCATATGCTTTGGTTCATAGGACTACTCTTGGCTACAAGGGAGCCCCACTGGCAGCTTCCATTTCACTATGGCTTTCGACCATTATGCTCGCTGTTTATGTGAAGTATGCTAAGATATTTGGGGATACATGGAAAGGGTTTTCATCTGAATCATTCAGTCACATTCTCTCAAACTTGAAATTAGCACTGCCCTCTGCAGCAATGGTGTG TTTGGAGTACTGCGCATTTGAGATTCTGGTGTTGCTAGCTGGGTTGATGCCTAATTCAGAAACAAGCACTTCATTAATAGCAATGTG CACAAGGGTATCAAATGAGCTGGGAGCAGGCAATCCGGACCGAGCCAAGCACGCCATGGCAGTGACTCTCAAGATCTCCATCTGTGTTGCTCTTGTAGTTGTTCTACTCCTAGCCCTTTGCCACAACATCTGGGCTAGCTTCTTCAGTGATAGCACTGTCATAATAAAGGATTTTGCTTACATGACACCCCTGCTTGTAGCCTCAATACTATTAGACAGTGCACAAGGTGTCCTTTCAG GGGTGGCAAGAGGATGTGGCTGGCAGCATATCGCCATGTACATCAACTTGGCTACGTTCTATCTGATCGGCATGCCCATCTCAGTGCTCCTCGCCTTTAAGTTGAAATTATATGCTAAG GGCTTGTGGATAGGACTGATCTGTGGCCTCTCATGCCAGGCTGCAAGTCTGTTGTTCATAACACTACGCACCAACTGGACAAGCCTAAAGCTCTCTGTGAGCTGCGAAAAAGAAAATCCAGAGCTGATTAACTGA
- the LOC117909462 gene encoding protein DETOXIFICATION 19-like isoform X2 has protein sequence MSEDTSCADASPLLEGVDDDHGGEKRDGRWWKRILDVEEAKKQLLFGLPMILSNVFYYSITLVSVMFAGHLGDLELAGSNLANSWATVTGLAFMIGLSGALETLCGQGYGAKLYRMLGIYLQASCLVSLFFSIFISILWLYTEPILILLHQDSHISKAAALYMKYLVPGIFAYGFLQNILRFLQTQSIVLPLVVCSLLPLVIHVGFAYVLVHWTVLGYKGAALAASVSLWISVLMLALYVSYAKKFEHTWKGFSFESFSYILTNLKLALPSAAMVCLEFWAFEILVFLAGLMPNSETTTSLIAMCTRVSNELGACNPNRAKTAMVVTLKLALLLAVLVVVVLALGHNIWASFFSDSRVIIKDYASMVPLLAISILIDYAQGVFSGVARGCGWQHLAVYINLATFYCIGVPIAILLGFKLELHVKGLWIGLICGLSCQAGSLMLITLHTKWTRVELSVNQEKENPKPVN, from the exons ATGTCTGAGGATACTAGTTGTGCAGATGCTAGTCCTCTGCTAGAGGGTGTTGATGATGATCATGGAGGAGAAAAGAGGGACGGGAGGTGGTGGAAGCGAATTTTGGATGTAGAGGAGGCCAAGAAGCAGCTCTTGTTTGGACTTCCAATGATCCTTTCCAATGTTTTTTACTATTCCATCACTCTGGTATCTGTCATGTTCGCTGGCCACCTGGGGGACCTTGAGCTTGCTGGCTCCAACCTTGCCAACTCATGGGCCACTGTCACTGGTTTGGCTTTCATG ATTGGCCTGAGTGGTGCACTGGAGACACTATGTGGGCAAGGATATGGTGCGAAACTGTATAGAATGTTGGGGATTTATCTTCAAGCCTCTTGCCTCGTATCATTATTCTTCTCTATCTTTATATCCATTCTTTGGCTCTACACAGAACCAATCTTGATCTTACTTCACCAAGATTCACACATCTCAAAAGCAGCTGCCCTTTACATGAAGTATCTTGTGCCTGGAATCTTTGCATATGGCTTCCTGCAAAACATTTTGAGGTTTCTTCAGACACAATCCATCGTGTTGCCTCTTGTCGTATGCTCACTGCTCCCATTAGTGATCCATGTTGGCTTTGCATATGTTCTGGTTCATTGGACAGTTCTTGGCTACAAGGGAGCAGCGCTGGCAGCTTCGGTTTCATTGTGGATATCAGTCCTGATGCTAGCCTTGTATGTGAGTTATGCCAAGAAATTTGAGCATACATGGAAAGGATTTTCTTTCGAGTCATTCAGTTATATTCTAACAAACTTGAAATTGGCTCTTCCCTCTGCTGCAATGGTGTG TTTGGAGTTCTGGGCATTCGAGATTCTAGTGTTCTTAGCTGGACTGATGCCAAATTCAGAAACTACTACTTCATTAATCGCGATGTG CACAAGGGTGTCAAATGAGCTTGGAGCCTGCAATCCCAACCGGGCTAAGACCGCCATGGTTGTCACTCTCAAGCTTGCTCTCCTCCTTGCTGTGTTAGTTGTTGTAGTCCTAGCCCTTGGTCACAACATCTGGGCTAGCTTCTTCAGTGATAGCAGAGTCATAATAAAGGACTATGCCTCCATGGTGCCCCTGCTTGCAATCTCAATACTAATTGACTATGCACAAGGTGTCTTTTCAGGGGTGGCCAGAGGATGTGGCTGGCAGCACTTGGCTGTGTACATCAACTTAGCTACATTCTACTGCATTGGTGTGCCAATTGCCATCCTTCTTGGGTTTAAATTGGAGCTACATGTCAAG GGCTTGTGGATAGGCCTAATATGTGGTCTCTCATGCCAAGCTGGGAGTCTTATGTTGATCACACTGCACACCAAATGGACAAGAGTGGAGCTCTCTGTgaaccaagaaaaagaaaaccccaAGCCGGttaattga
- the LOC117909462 gene encoding protein DETOXIFICATION 19-like isoform X1, with protein sequence MSEDTSCADASPLLEGVDDDHGGEKRDGRWWKRILDVEEAKKQLLFGLPMILSNVFYYSITLVSVMFAGHLGDLELAGSNLANSWATVTGLAFMIGLSGALETLCGQGYGAKLYRMLGIYLQASCLVSLFFSIFISILWLYTEPILILLHQDSHISKAAALYMKYLVPGIFAYGFLQNILRFLQTQSIVLPLVVCSLLPLVIHVGFAYVLVHWTVLGYKGAALAASVSLWISVLMLALYVSYAKKFEHTWKGFSFESFSYILTNLKLALPSAAMVCLEFWAFEILVFLAGLMPNSETTTSLIAMCVNTENIAYMISYGLSAAASTRVSNELGACNPNRAKTAMVVTLKLALLLAVLVVVVLALGHNIWASFFSDSRVIIKDYASMVPLLAISILIDYAQGVFSGVARGCGWQHLAVYINLATFYCIGVPIAILLGFKLELHVKGLWIGLICGLSCQAGSLMLITLHTKWTRVELSVNQEKENPKPVN encoded by the exons ATGTCTGAGGATACTAGTTGTGCAGATGCTAGTCCTCTGCTAGAGGGTGTTGATGATGATCATGGAGGAGAAAAGAGGGACGGGAGGTGGTGGAAGCGAATTTTGGATGTAGAGGAGGCCAAGAAGCAGCTCTTGTTTGGACTTCCAATGATCCTTTCCAATGTTTTTTACTATTCCATCACTCTGGTATCTGTCATGTTCGCTGGCCACCTGGGGGACCTTGAGCTTGCTGGCTCCAACCTTGCCAACTCATGGGCCACTGTCACTGGTTTGGCTTTCATG ATTGGCCTGAGTGGTGCACTGGAGACACTATGTGGGCAAGGATATGGTGCGAAACTGTATAGAATGTTGGGGATTTATCTTCAAGCCTCTTGCCTCGTATCATTATTCTTCTCTATCTTTATATCCATTCTTTGGCTCTACACAGAACCAATCTTGATCTTACTTCACCAAGATTCACACATCTCAAAAGCAGCTGCCCTTTACATGAAGTATCTTGTGCCTGGAATCTTTGCATATGGCTTCCTGCAAAACATTTTGAGGTTTCTTCAGACACAATCCATCGTGTTGCCTCTTGTCGTATGCTCACTGCTCCCATTAGTGATCCATGTTGGCTTTGCATATGTTCTGGTTCATTGGACAGTTCTTGGCTACAAGGGAGCAGCGCTGGCAGCTTCGGTTTCATTGTGGATATCAGTCCTGATGCTAGCCTTGTATGTGAGTTATGCCAAGAAATTTGAGCATACATGGAAAGGATTTTCTTTCGAGTCATTCAGTTATATTCTAACAAACTTGAAATTGGCTCTTCCCTCTGCTGCAATGGTGTG TTTGGAGTTCTGGGCATTCGAGATTCTAGTGTTCTTAGCTGGACTGATGCCAAATTCAGAAACTACTACTTCATTAATCGCGATGTG TGTGAACACAGAAAATATAGCATACATGATTTCTTATGGTCTCAGTGCAGCAGCAAG CACAAGGGTGTCAAATGAGCTTGGAGCCTGCAATCCCAACCGGGCTAAGACCGCCATGGTTGTCACTCTCAAGCTTGCTCTCCTCCTTGCTGTGTTAGTTGTTGTAGTCCTAGCCCTTGGTCACAACATCTGGGCTAGCTTCTTCAGTGATAGCAGAGTCATAATAAAGGACTATGCCTCCATGGTGCCCCTGCTTGCAATCTCAATACTAATTGACTATGCACAAGGTGTCTTTTCAGGGGTGGCCAGAGGATGTGGCTGGCAGCACTTGGCTGTGTACATCAACTTAGCTACATTCTACTGCATTGGTGTGCCAATTGCCATCCTTCTTGGGTTTAAATTGGAGCTACATGTCAAG GGCTTGTGGATAGGCCTAATATGTGGTCTCTCATGCCAAGCTGGGAGTCTTATGTTGATCACACTGCACACCAAATGGACAAGAGTGGAGCTCTCTGTgaaccaagaaaaagaaaaccccaAGCCGGttaattga
- the LOC117909460 gene encoding protein DETOXIFICATION 19-like isoform X1, with protein MGMSENDNSGSSTASPLLEVVGGGDGGERRGGGWWWWKRVLDVEEAKKQVLFGLPMILTNVFYYSITLVSVMFAGHLGELELAGATLANSWATVTGIAFMIGQSGALETLCGQGYGAKLYRMLGIYLQASSIITIFFSFIISIIWLYTQPILIFLHQSSEISIAAALYMKYLVPAIFAYGFLQNILRFLQTQSVVWPLVVCSGLPLLIHFGIAYALVHRTTLGYKGAPLAASISLWLSTIMLAVYVKYAKIFGDTWKGFSSESFSHILSNLKLALPSAAMVCLEYCAFEILVLLAGLMPNSETSTSLIAMCVNTEAIAYMIAYGLSAAASTRVSNELGAGNPDRAKHAMAVTLKISICVALVVVLLLALCHNIWASFFSDSTVIIKDFAYMTPLLVASILLDSAQGVLSGVARGCGWQHIAMYINLATFYLIGMPISVLLAFKLKLYAKGLWIGLICGLSCQAASLLFITLRTNWTSLKLSVSCEKENPELIN; from the exons atGGGGATGTCTGAGAATGATAACAGTGGTTCAAGTACTGCTAGTCCTCTGTTGGAGGTTGTGGGTGGTGGTGATGGAGGAGAAAGGAGGGGTggggggtggtggtggtggaagaGAGTGCTGGATGTGGAGGAGGCCAAGAAGCAAGTCTTGTTTGGCCTCCCAATGATCCTCACCAATGTTTTCTACTACTCCATCACCTTGGTTTCAGTCATGTTCGCCGGCCACCTAGGTGAGCTCGAGCTCGCCGGCGCCACCCTCGCCAACTCATGGGCCACTGTCACTGGCATCGCATTTATG ATTGGCCAAAGTGGTGCACTGGAGACCCTTTGTGGGCAAGGATATGGGGCAAAATTGTATAGAATGTTGGGAATCTATCTCCAAGCATCTTCCATCATTACAATATTCTTCTCCTTCATTATATCCATCATTTGGCTCTACACACAACCCATTCTGATCTTTCTTCATCAAAGCAGTGAGATCTCCATAGCAGCTGCTCTCTACATGAAGTATCTTGTGCCTGCAATCTTTGCATATGGCTTCCTGCAAAACATTCTGAGGTTTCTCCAGACACAGTCTGTTGTCTGGCCCCTTGTAGTCTGCTCAGGCCTCCCTTTACTCATCCATTTTGGGATTGCATATGCTTTGGTTCATAGGACTACTCTTGGCTACAAGGGAGCCCCACTGGCAGCTTCCATTTCACTATGGCTTTCGACCATTATGCTCGCTGTTTATGTGAAGTATGCTAAGATATTTGGGGATACATGGAAAGGGTTTTCATCTGAATCATTCAGTCACATTCTCTCAAACTTGAAATTAGCACTGCCCTCTGCAGCAATGGTGTG TTTGGAGTACTGCGCATTTGAGATTCTGGTGTTGCTAGCTGGGTTGATGCCTAATTCAGAAACAAGCACTTCATTAATAGCAATGTG TGTGAACACAGAAGCTATAGCATACATGATTGCTTATGGTCTCAGTGCAGCAGCAAG CACAAGGGTATCAAATGAGCTGGGAGCAGGCAATCCGGACCGAGCCAAGCACGCCATGGCAGTGACTCTCAAGATCTCCATCTGTGTTGCTCTTGTAGTTGTTCTACTCCTAGCCCTTTGCCACAACATCTGGGCTAGCTTCTTCAGTGATAGCACTGTCATAATAAAGGATTTTGCTTACATGACACCCCTGCTTGTAGCCTCAATACTATTAGACAGTGCACAAGGTGTCCTTTCAG GGGTGGCAAGAGGATGTGGCTGGCAGCATATCGCCATGTACATCAACTTGGCTACGTTCTATCTGATCGGCATGCCCATCTCAGTGCTCCTCGCCTTTAAGTTGAAATTATATGCTAAG GGCTTGTGGATAGGACTGATCTGTGGCCTCTCATGCCAGGCTGCAAGTCTGTTGTTCATAACACTACGCACCAACTGGACAAGCCTAAAGCTCTCTGTGAGCTGCGAAAAAGAAAATCCAGAGCTGATTAACTGA